A segment of the Aureliella helgolandensis genome:
TGCGGTGGGTGCCCGTAAAGATGCTGCCCTATGACAATAAGAACGAATTTCAAATTGTCGTCGACATGCCCGAAGGAACGACGCTAGAGCGCACCGATGTCGTCTCAAGACGGTTGGGGGAGTACCTGGGCGGACTGTCCGAAGTTAAGGACTACCAAATCATCGTCGGGAAGTCTTCCCCCATGGATTTCAACGGTTTGGTGCGGCATTACTTTCTGAGGCAGGGGACCAATGTCGCCGACATTCGCGTGAACCTACTGGCTAAGGAAAAACGCGAGCAGCAGTCGCACGAGATCTTGCTGCGAATTCGTGACGATATCACCGCATTTGCCGAGTCAATGGATGCGAATATCAAACTGGTCGAAGTGCCGCCTGGACCACCCGTGTTGTCGACGATCACGGCGGAAGTCTACGGACCTGCCGATGGCAATTACGGCACACAGATCGCCGCGGCTCATGCGGTGATGGAACGGTTGAGTCATGAGCCGGGGGTGGTGGATTTAGATGTAAGCGCTGAAAATGATCAAGTGCGTTTCGTATTTGAAACGGATAAACCCAAGGCGGCTTTGTCAGGCATTTCGACGCAAACAATTGCCGAAACCGTCCGTACAGCATTGAGTGGAAACAAGGCAACGGTACTGCACTTACCGGGTGAAGTCGAACCGTTGTGGATTGAGTTACGCCTGCCGCGAGCAAGCCGCTCGGCGCTGGACGACTTGGAAGAGGTTTACGTTCAAGGTGAAAGCGGGCAGATGGTTCAGTTGGGGGCGTTGGGAAGTTTTCGCGAGACGATCGAAGACAAGTCGATTTATCACAAAAATCTCCAACGCGTGGTCTACGTATATGCCGAAGTCGCCGGGCGCCCACCGGCGGATGCAATCGTGGATATGCAGTGGGATCAAACTACCGCAGATGAACGCGCCGTGGCCGGTTCCCCGGACGCCGACGACGCAGGCTTAGGACGCGAGCTCAGCGATCGCTCATGGCTATCTCCTGGCGGTGGCCTGCCATGGAGCGTACCGGACGGGTACCGCGTCGAATGGGCCGGCGAGGGCGAGTGGGACATTACGCTGGATGTCTTCCGCGATCTGGGGTTGGCCTTTGGAGCCGCACTCCTCGGGATTTTCGTGGTGTTGATGTTCCAAACGGGCTCGCGAACGTTGCCCGTCTTAATCATGTCCGCAATTCCATTGTCAATGATCGGTATTATGCCTGGGTTCTGGGGGCTCAATGCGCTGATGAACCAGCCCGTTGGCGGACATCCCAATCCCGTGTTTATCACCGCCACGGCGATGATTGGAATGATTGCACTCGCGGGAATCGTTGTGCGGAATTCAGTCGTTTTGATCGACTTCATCCACTTGGCGCAATCCGAGGGGCACGACTTGCGAGAGTCCATCATTCGAAGCGTCGCCATTCGCACGCGGCCGATCCTCCTCACCGCCGGCACGACGTTGCTAGCCAATTGGGTCATCACCCTGGATCCCGTTTTCTCTGGACTCGCGTGGGCGATCATCTTCGGAATTGTGACATCCACGTTCTTCACGTTGATCGTGATTCCAGCCGCTTACTGGATCCTGTACCAAACCTCGGAACAGCAGGTGGAGAAAGCGTAATTGAACAGGCAGCCCAAAATCGCGGTGCAGCAATTCGGATGGCGTGGAAGTGGTCCGGACTGCCACGTGCGTTGGACCTGAGGGGAGCTGGCTGCGTTGCGATCCCGCCCGCCACACGAGGCAGATGGGATTGCATCGCTCTCTAGTCAACTCAGCCTCTCACTCACGAGATGGCTGTCCGAAGTGCTGCTTTGCAGCGAACTGCTTAGATGTCGGGAGCAGCCACGGTACAGATCGTCGATTGCAGCGAAGGCCGCCTTCGCTCGCTGAAGGGACAGCGTCGAACGCCCTCGCTCCACTTATGCAGGTCCATTCGGCGACACCATCCATGCCTAAGGCTTGCCAAACAACAGCTCGCGTTGCTCAGGTTTAGTGCTTGGCCGTGTTGGATCTTTTTGCAAGAATCGTAGCCCGTCTGTGCACCGGTTATTGATTTAACCGCAATTTGAATTTTGACGCGGAGATGGCGTCCCCAATTGTCCTGTGACGGTAGCCACCTTTCCTTGCTGAGGCAGCGGGTTCCTATTTCAACCGCCTGTGCAGAGACAGTAGAACTTGAAACAATCTATGTACCTCCACATTCTGTCTACTCTAGTGTTAGCTCGAAGAACGATTCCATGAAAGCGATGATTATCGGGGCGGGTATTTCCGGACTTTGCACAGCGATTGCGTTGCGGAAAGCTGGCTTGGAAGTGGTCGTATACGAGCGCGCACCTCAGCTTACCGAAGTTGGAGCTGGAATCAGTCTTTGGGCCAATGCCCTGCGAGCGCTTGACACCATCGGAGCGGGGGCTGCCATTCGCGAACGGCTGGAGCCACTCCGCCAAAGCGAATTGAGACTGAGAGAGGGACATGTCGTTGCTGGCTCCTTTTTCGCAGCGAAACTGGAGAAGGCTTTAGGACACCAACCAGTTCTCGGCATGATACACCGAGCTGAGTTGTTGGAATCGCTCGTAGGTTGCTTACCCGTTGGCACCGTGCAGTACGGCCATGAAGCGCTCGACGTTCGAGACTGCGGCGATCGAGTGGAGGTCGAATTCACGAATGGCAATCGCAATGTTGCGGACCTGACTATTGGAGCCGATGGGATTCATTCGAAAGTCCGATCGCTTCTATTGGATAGCTCTCCGCCTCGCTACTCCGGCTACACGTGCTTTCGTGGCGTCACCGAAATGCCAGCGAGTATTCAGCCAGGTTATCTGGCTGAATGGTGGGGGCGGGGATGCCGCGTTGGAATTGCCACGTTACGGAATCACCAAATTTATTGGTGGGCAACGGCCAATGCGCCCCAAAATATTCGTATTGAAGACAAGCGAAGTTGGTTATGCAATCGATTCAGCCGATGGGCCGATCCCGTCCTCGAATTGTTTTCCACGACACCTCCCGATGCGATTTTTCAGAACGATATCATCGATCGCCGCCCCGACAAACATTGGTACCGAGGACGATGCCTTCTCATTGGAGACGCAGCCCACCCGACCACTCCCAATCTCGGCCAAGGAGGATGCCTGGCCATCGAAGATGCTGCGTGCTTGTACTATTTGTTCTCTCGCTCGCTACCGTTGGAGGAGATCATGCCCGAGTTTGTTCAGCTGCGCTATGCCAGGGCGGCAACAATCAACCGCGATTCGCTTCGACTGGGAAGGACCGGTCAATGGAATGGCAGAGTTGCTTGCTGGTTACGCGATGCAATTGCCAAGCAACTAATACCTATCCTCGGGGTCCAAGAAATGCTTAAGCATGCCCGAAACGTGGATCCTGGGTGGGCAGAGTAGGGCACAACAACGCGGCGAAAGCGCTCACCAAGCCCAAGGCACCCCCACCCCGAATTTGGAATTTCGGGCGCGTGGATGCGGTCCTCCAGCGTAATCATTGAATGTCGGCGCCGGCGGTGCGGGTAGCCCCCAGGAACTAGGCGAGGCACGAATGGCGTTGGCTTACTGATACTTAACGCTCAACGGCAATTTTCAAAACAAGTTCCATGCTTTGGCATCTAGTTCTTTTTGAAGGTCCGGATCCTTCGCACGGGCCAACAGGTCGTAGAACGCGTAGGGATATTTAAACACGTGACCGATCCCCAGGGTCTTGTCACCTCGGTTGTTCCAATATTCGAATTCGTCGGGCCTGAGCTCGGTGAAGGAATGGTCCTTAATTTTTCGGTCACCCGATTGTGGCCCCAATCGTGTGACGGTCACGTACTTGCGAAACGCCGTGCGGCAACCCTCGGCCCACTCGACATCGCCCATGGCAGCCAATTCAACGAGCGACTGACCAAACGTTAGCATGTGGCCTGCGAAGCCCTGACCATATCCCTTGAATCGGTCGATGGACTCACTAGCCTCTTTGAGAATATATTCTGATGCGGCAACCGAATCGGAGAAAGGTGGTGGTGCAACCTCCTCGCTGGGCGCACTATCTCGCCACGGCTTGAAAGCACCGATCAGATCACAGATACCAGATACCCTCTCCTCAGTTGCAAGATCGGGAAGCATCCGAAACGCCTTGATGGCGTGCATCGCAAAGATCGCGTCGTGGCCGACTTCGCGAAGCACTCCATTGCCCTTTGCAAGTGCCTTGCCGATCCGCTCTTCGGCGCCATCAATGGGCTCCGCTTGGGGAAAGGGCTTGCAGAGTTTGGAAG
Coding sequences within it:
- a CDS encoding FAD-dependent oxidoreductase; this encodes MKAMIIGAGISGLCTAIALRKAGLEVVVYERAPQLTEVGAGISLWANALRALDTIGAGAAIRERLEPLRQSELRLREGHVVAGSFFAAKLEKALGHQPVLGMIHRAELLESLVGCLPVGTVQYGHEALDVRDCGDRVEVEFTNGNRNVADLTIGADGIHSKVRSLLLDSSPPRYSGYTCFRGVTEMPASIQPGYLAEWWGRGCRVGIATLRNHQIYWWATANAPQNIRIEDKRSWLCNRFSRWADPVLELFSTTPPDAIFQNDIIDRRPDKHWYRGRCLLIGDAAHPTTPNLGQGGCLAIEDAACLYYLFSRSLPLEEIMPEFVQLRYARAATINRDSLRLGRTGQWNGRVACWLRDAIAKQLIPILGVQEMLKHARNVDPGWAE